The genomic DNA AATCCAATTGAAATGGAAAAACTTAACGAATACCTGCAAACTCTGCTCTCATCATGCAGCGACGAACTACATCTCGAACCCGAGCGCAATCCATATCTCGTCTCGGAAAATCGGACGACCGAGCTTGGCAATGTTCCGATGCTCGGCACCCAGATCAGTATGATGGTGTTTCCGCTGATACCTTCGGACGTCAAATCGGCACTGCCGCACAGCTCGGAGGTCGAATTTGTCCATCCGCACAACCTCGGCAATTTCAATTTTGTCGTGCAGAAATCGCCCGCCGGATTTAACGTCACGATCCGGCCGATGCTGGGCGATTCGTCAGAATCGGTCCGCGTAAACCCTCCGCTCCCGGAAAGGCCGCCGGCTTTTCAAGCTGAACTTGGCACGCCGATATCAGCACTTGAGCCCGTCGCAGAACCCACACCGGCGGCCGGCGAATATGTATTTGAAAGTGCATCGGCCGGCGTTGAATATAACGCAGGGATCGCTGCCCCTTCAGCCCTCGACGATCTGCTCGTGGATCACACCGAAATGGCGTCCGAATACATTCCTTCGAACGAATCGCCAGTAGAGATCGTTTCGGCGAACGACCCTTCGTTCCAAACCATATTCTCTGACACGTCGACATACGAACCGCCGGGACGCCGCGATGATCTCGGCGATAGCCCTTACATTACTCCTACTAAGGCTTTTGTGCCGGTGCCGGTCATTGAAACCGCACAACCTGCGTTCGAAACACCAATGAACGAATATAGCCAGCCTCAAGAAGCCTACGTCCCTCTGCAAAACTACGTACCGCCAGTATCCGCCGCTCCCGCCCTGCCGGCGGAACCGACGCAAGCGGGATTTGTGCCTGCGGCGGCCAATGCTCCGATGCGTGCGAAAATGGATTCGCTATTCCAGCAAATGTCGGATATCGGTGCATCGGACCTTCATCTCTCGGTCAGTATGTCGCCGATGATCCGCAAGGACGGCAAGATGAAGCCGCTGAAGGAAGGCGAACAGGCCTTGACATCCGATGCGATGCGAACGCTTTTGACATCGATCATGCCGCCAAAGAATCAGGAAGAATTCTCAATGCGCAACGATACCGATTTTGCGTACGAGATCCCGAATCTGGCTCGTTTCCGCTGCAATGTGTTCATGGATCGAAAGGGCATGGGGGCGGTGTTTCGAATCATCCCGACCAAAATTTTGACGGCGGAACAGCTAGGGCTTTCGAAAGCGATCATGGACCTTTGCTCGCTGTCAAAAGGACTGGTCGTAGTAACGGGACCGACCGGTTCCGGTAAGTCGACGACGCTGTGTGCGATGGTCGATTCTATTAACAAAAATCGAAAAGATCACATCATTACGATCGAGGATCCGATCGAATTTACGCACGAAAACCAAAAATGCCTCGTCAATCAGCGTGAGGTGCATAACCACACCGATTCGTTCAAAGATGCACTAAGGGCCGCTCTTCGCGAAGACCCGGACATCCTGCTCGTCGGCGAAATGCGAGATCTCGAGACCATCTCTATCGCGATCGAGACCGCCGAAACCGGCCACCTTGTGTTTGGAACGCTGCATACGACGACAGCCGCATCGACGGTCGACCGAATAATCGATCAGTTCCCGGCTGATAGACAACAGCAGATACGCGTAATGCTTTCAGAATCTCTCAAAGGGGTGATAGCCCAAACACTGCTGCCGAAAAAGGGCGGCGGCCGTGTTGCGGCTCTTGAGGTCCTGATCGTAACGCCGGCGATCTCAAATCTGATACGCGAAGGCAAGACTTTCCAGATTCCGTCAGCGATGCAAACCGGCAAAACGCACGGCATGGTCATGCTCAATGATGCCCTTTACGCCCACGTGGAAAGCGGTATGGTCGAGCCCAGGGACGCATACGTCAAGGCCGTGGACAAAGCAGGCTTTGAGATGCTCTTAACACGCGGCGGATTCTCGCTTTAGAAGATCATTCATTAAACATCTGACGGTAGAGCCAACGCTCTGCCGTCTTTTTTGTTTGGTGCATTCTATATGCAAATCGCTCCACGCCTTTCTCTCGATGTTAAGCGACACATATCACAATCTTGACTTTGGCATCGAAGCTGGAGTTTAATAGCGTCACTAAACCACAATCTGATGAGGGGGCTATTCGATGATCCAATGGCGCTTTTCGTTCTATTTGTTATCTGCTGTTTTCGCGTGTCTGATCTCGCCTGCTCCGCATTTTGCGTGGAATGGTTATCACACGGCAAGCAGATCAGACACATTTAACATGTTGTCGGTCGTGCAAACTCCGACCGACGGCGGTATTCGAGAGGAAGTTCCGCAAAAATTCCGGGCCCGGTTCGAAACGTGGAAAGCGGAGCTGCTCTCGACCGAGTTTGGCAGACAACAGTGGGGAACGTACGCGAATAATAAGAACTTTGTTCTCACGATAAAGGTCTCGGGTAACCGCGGGAGTGACGCAGGAACTGATAGATTCCAATGGGACGAAACCGGCAACTTTGTCGGTGCAACGATCCCGATCGGCTCACGGATCGACTCCGGTTATCCGCCGCCGATATATTATCCGGTGCTAAATTCTCTCGCGTCCGACGCAGCGGTCCATTCGATCAACGGCAGCATCCTCGCCGCAACTAAGCTCTCTCATGAGCTCGGCCATGTAGAACAAACCGCTGAGGCAAACGTCAAATTTCTACAATTGCAGAACAAGCTCGTCCCGGCCTATATCTTGATCTTTCTGAAGAACGGCCTCAATACCCGCGACAAAAAGCTCATCGAACTGGCTGACCAAATGGGCGGCACACCGACCGAGATCTGGGAAAGCCGCGAATACTGGAGCGAGGTCACTGCCATGCAATTCCTCCACGACAGACTAAGCAACGAAGAAATATATTGCCGCGTCTTCGAAAAGATCAAACGAAACGTTCGCGAATATGCCAAGGGTTACGAGGATCGATTCCACAAATTCCCCGAATTAATAAGCGCCCGCTGTGCGAAGTAAAGGGTTCTTATTTTGTCACGACAACGTTGTTAACGGCCAGGGTCTTGCCAAGTGCACGGTAGAATTCGGAGATAGCGATGTTTAGGTCGGTCTGGGCCTGGAGTTCACGTCCGCGGGCCGCCAGAAGTTCCGTTTGGCGAAGCGACACCAGAAGAAATGTCGTTGTGCCGGCACGGAATTGACGCTGCTCGCTGGCCGACAATTCTTCCGCCGCCGATCGGGCTGCTGTCGCTGAAGTCAAACGGGACTCGGCAGAACGCAGTGCTTGGAGAGCATTGCGGACCTCGGCCTCGATCAATTGCTCGGTCTGGGCACGATTATTTGCGAGCCGATCTGCAAGTACCTGCGTTCGGCCAAGATTTGCTTTGGCGACGCGATTGCCCCACGGCAGCGAGATCTGAACGCCGATCCGATACGTTGGATAATCCTGTTGGAGCAGATTGCCCAGCGAATTACCATACCCGCCGATCAGGTTCGGCGGCAAATTGGCGACGCCCGATGCCAGCGGATTCGGCGTTCCGGCGAGGCCCGCAGAAGTATACGAACCGACTAGGTCGATCTGCGGTTTTGTTTGATTTCTGAAGTATTTCAGGTCGATCTTGTTGATGTCTTCGTTGATCTGGATCTGTTCGATCTCGGGTCGATTGGACAACGCCTCAGTAACGGCGATCTCGAGGCCGATCTTCGGAATGATCTGCGACATCGGCGAGACCGGTGTCAACGGCCGTGACCATTCTGCCGCGGTCCGGTCCGGCAATACCAACGTCTTCAGCGTATTTTCCGAACGCGTAACAGTCTCCTGAGCAAGAAAGATCAGCTGCTCAAAATTTGCGATCTGTGCTTCGGCCGCTACGATCTCGATAGGTGCTAGTACGCCTTGGTCGACCATGCGGCGATTGCTTTCTACTTGTTCGCGTGATTGCTTAAGCGTATCGACCTGAACTTGCAGGTTGCGTAGAGCAAAAGCGTGGTTCCAATAAGCCTGTTCAACGCTGGAAACGACGTCGATCGCCTTTAGCCTGAGCGACGTGTCCGACAGCGTCAGATTCTTTTTTGCGATCGCTATCTGTCGGCGATTATTATCGACTGCCCGGTTTCTCCATAGCGGCTGGACATAAGTCGCGACCAGCGAAGTCGGAAATTGCGGATTAAGCGTTGCGTTGCGGTTTGTCGTGTTCGTACGCGAATTATTGAAGGCAACGTCATAAGATCCGCCGAATTTAGGTACAAATCCCGAAAGGCCGATATTCGCGAGGAACTGCCGCTGGGTGACGGCACCATTCACTGCACCGCCGATCGTCGAAGCAGTTGGAGTCGTGCGGCTTTCGTAATACGATTCCGAATCGATCAACGGGTCGTACACGCCTCTGGCACCGAGCAATCCGAACTCGGCGATCTTCACATCATTTCGCGACGCATCGATGTCATTGTTGTTTTTCAGCGCCATTTCGATAGCCTGGTCCAATGTGAGCGAAAGCTGATCGCCCGTTTGGACTCCGATCCGCGACTGGTCCGGTATTGGCCTCGTGACTGTCCTGAACTTGGGAACGGACGGCTGAGGCTGATCAGGTTGAGTCGGGGAATCTCCCTGCCCAAAAGCGACAATGCCAAGGGTAAGCAGCGTCGCCACGCCAATTATGGTGCGGCCAACGACGAAGTTCAAAATTCTGCAATTGAATAAAAACATCAAAAGATCAGGCGGCATCTCCGGTATTTGACGGAAGATCGGATCCGCGTTTTCCACGCAATCTGCCGAAAGTGCTGCGAATGCCGCCTGCTATCGACTGAAATACCGTTGATTGCTGGGCGTCATCGAAGATCGAGTAAAAAACCGGAACCGCAAGCAGGGTCAGCAGCAAGCACATCGACTGTCCACCCACGACAAGAATTCCGATCGAACGGTTTGTCGCCGCCCCGGCACCGGTTCCTAAGGTAAGCGGGATCATGCCGGCAACAAGTGCCAGCGTGGTCATTAGAATCGGACGCAACCGGTCGCGGTTCGCCTGAATGATCGCATCATAGCGGCCCAATCCCTGTGATCTCAGCGTATTAGTATGGTCGATCTGAAGGATCGCGTTCTTCTTGACGATTCCAAACAGCAGTAAAATGCCGAGAGCCGAGAAGATATTCAGCGTCTGCCCCGCGATCGCCGTAGAAAGCAAAGCGAACGGCACCGATAGCGGCAGTGTTATAAGGATCGTGACAGGATGAATGAATGATTCGAACTGTGCAGCAAGGATCAAATACATGAACACAAATGACAGAAGAAATGCATAAAGGAATGCCTCATAAGCTTTCTGCAGTTCCTTGGACTGGCCCGTGACTCCGACAACGTATTCTGCCGGCATCTTCAGTTCTGCGGCGAACTTCTCCATTTTTGCGATCGCGTCTGATTCAGCAGCATTAGGCGGCAATCCGGCCGAAACCGTTACTTGCCTTTGGCGATTCAGACGATTGATCGATGAAGGCGATAGGCCTTCGTCTATCTTAATGACCCGCTCGAGATCGACTGTACCGCCATTCGAAGAACCGACGGTGAAGAACTTGAAATTGCTGCGGTCGCGGCGATAGGCTTCTTCTGCTCGGACAACAACGTCGTATTGCTTTGAATTCTCGCTAAAGGTCGATGTGATCTGACCGGCCGAAAGGATATTCAATGCCTGAGCAACGTCACCGGCCCGAACGCCCAGATCTGCCGCCTTTGTGCGGTCGATGGTCACGCGGACCTCGGGATTGCCAACCTCTATCGAAGTGTCCGGATCTCGATAGATCGGGTCCTGCTTCATTCTCTCGACCATCGCGTTAGCATATTCCGTAAGCTTTGCCATATCCGGCCCTGCGATGTACATCCCGACCGATGAACCGCCCCGGCCGAGGCCGATGCTGCCTGCTATCGAAGAAGACGCCGATACGGTTACCTGATAATCCTTGGACGAATACTTTTTCGCGATAGCCCGTGTTTGATTGATTAGTTCGGCTTGCGACTTCTTACGTTCGCCAACCGGCACCAATGCAACATTGATAAATCCGTTATTTGAGCCGGACCCGCGGCCGAACCCGGCGAGAATAAGCGTATTCTTCACGCCTGGGATCTCTGCTCGAATGTCTCGGGCAATTCGATCAAGGATCGATTGTGTTGCCGACAGTGAAGTTCCCTGCGGGCCGCGAATATTCACTTGATAAAGCGATTCATCCTCGTCGGGCAAGAAAGCCATGCCCACAAACTTATAAAGCGGAACGATCGAAGCGACAGTAATAACGCATAATAATACAACAGCCCAACGGAACCGCATCGCCAGCCGAAGAAGCCAAGTATACCCGCCGTCGATCTGGCGATAGAACCAGCCTGCTTTTGAATCGTTGACGTGACCTGCTTCCAAAACCGCCTTCGCATCCTGACCGGCCTGATCAAACGACTCGTCGTCAAAGCTTGTCGATGCTGTCCGCTCTTTTTTTGCCGCTTTCCGCTTGATCCAGCGTGCTGCCAGCATAGGCGTCAGCGTGAATGAGACTACGAGCGACACCGCGATGGCCGCGGCCGCCGTCAGTCCGAACGAAGACATGAACCGGCCCACAATGCCGGTCATAAATCCGACAGGAATGAACACCGCAAGCAGCGAAAGCGTGGTCGCCAAAACAGCCAGGCCGATCTCGCGGGTTCCTTCGATCGCTGCCTGAAACGGATCCATGCCCTTTTCTTCGACGAATCGGTAAATATTCTCGAGCACAACGATCGCATCGTCGATAACAATACCGACCATCAAGGTCAGTGCCAGCATTGTCATCTGATTGAGCGAAAAACCGAACGCTGCGATAGCGGCAAATGCTGCAATGATCGATATCGGGATCGCCAGGGCCGCAATGATGGTCGAGCGGAAATTCCAAAGAAAGAGAAAAACGCTGATCGCCGCAAAAAGCCCGCCCAAGACGAGGTGCTCTTCGATCGCAGTAAGCGAATTTTGAATAAACTCCGACTGATCGCGGATGAGTGCGATCTTCATGTCAGACGGCAGGTTTGGAATGATACTGGCCATTCGGCCCTTGACGTTGTTAATAACAGCGATCGTATTGGCTCCGGCCTGTTTGCGAATACCAACGGACACAGCCGGAACGCCGTCGAGCGAAGCCGCCGAGCTTGGCTCACCACCCGTCTTTTCGACCGTTCCAATGTCCTTTATCTTGATCGGAAAGCCGTTACGCGTCGTTATGACGACATCATTGAACTGATCTACCTCGGTCAGCTTGCTCATCGTTCGAACGCCAAGCGTTCGCTGGCCTTCGACGATATTGCCGCCCGGCATCTCTTGATTTTGTGAGCGTATCGCTGCAGTCACGTCGGTCACAGGAATATTGAAAGCTCGCAGCCGGTCCGGATTGACGTTCACACGGATCTGCGGCGAACGCGAGCCCCACATAAAGACCTCGCCGACGCCGTCAGCACTTTCGATGCGCTTTTGTATCAACTGCTCGACCTGTTCGGTGAGCTCCATAATGTCGCGCGGGGCACTAATGGTATACATCAGGATCGGCTGCGAATCGGGATCGCTCTTCTGTGCCGAAGGCGGGTCGGCACTATCCGGTAGCCGGTTGATCACATTGCTGAGCTTCTGCTGGATCTCCTGAAAGGCAACGTCCGGATCCTTTTCGAGGTTGAATGTGAGTGTTACGTTTGAGCTGCCGCGTGACGAACTCGACCGCATTTCTTCGACACCGGGAACCGTGTTAAGTGCTCCTTCGACCACGTCAGTGATCTCGGTCTCGATCTCTTCGGGAGCCGCTCCGGGATTGCTCGTCCGAACCGAGATGGTCGGCAGATCGATCTTTGGAAAGCGATCGACGCCAAGCGTAAAGAAGCTAAATCCGCCCACGACCGTCAGAAACATGACGATCACTGTCGCGAATACAGGTCGATGTACACAAATTTCAGCCAGCCACTGCATAATAACTCCTAGCTAAAAACTCACCTTTGCCCCTTCGTACAAACTCTCCAGATTGCTCGTTGCTACCGTTTCATCAGCCTCTACACCGGTGACGATCTGAGCAAATCCACCTTCTTCAGTACCGAGCTGCACCACGCGAAGTTTAACGATGCCTTCTTGTACAACAAAAACCCGGTATGATTGGGTTGCCTGATGATTGTATACAGCCGTTCTTGGGACAAATACTCCCTTCCCTCCGCCATCTCGATTGATCCGAACAGTTGCAAACATTCCCTGGCGAAGCGAGTTATCACCATTCTCGACCGTTGCCTCGACAACTGCCGAACGTGAGACCGGGTCTACTGCCGGATTTACCGCAATTACAGTACCTGCGAATTTTCGGTCCTTATAAGCATCGACCTGCACCGAAACTCCGCGTCCGATGCCAATGTAAGGGATATCCGCCTCGGCGACCTGGATCAAGACCTTGATCGGATTTGTCCGCAGTATCGTTGCCACAACGGATGCCGAAGATACGTATTCGCCAACCGCGACCGCTCGGTTGCTGATAAAGCCGGAAAAAGGAGCTTTGATAACAGTATCAGTGATCGCTTGCTCGGCGTCTGCAACCTGCGTCTGCGCAGATTCGACATCGGCTCTGGCACTGGCGATCGCCTGATTGTTCTGCTTTGCGTTATTTATGGCAGCTTCAAGCTGCTGTTTGGCAACATTAGAGCGGGCCCTGGCGGTGTCACGGGCTGTTCGATATTGCTCGTAAGTTATCAACGCGACATCGCCAGTCTCCGTGAGTTCGCGATACCGCTTTTCGTTAGCCTCTGCCTGTTTCAGTTCGGCGAGCGTCTGCTCGTAATTCGCATTTGCCCCACGAACCTCGGGTATCGTCGATGCGTTAAAAGAACCTCCGCGGCCGAGCCCCAACCTTGCCTCCGCCTGAAGAACACTTGCCTGCGCACGTTTAACGCTCGCTCTTGCTGTGGCTAACCTTAGCCGTGCATCACGATCATCAATGCGTGCAATTACAGAACCGGACGCGACAAATTGTCCGACGTTGACCGATATATCAGCGATCTTGCCTGCGGTCTTAGGTGCAATGTCTGACGATTCCTCAGCCGTCATGCTGCCGGTTGCCTGAATGACCGATGCGACATCTCGCGACTCGCTCTTGGCAACAGTGATGACAAGCGGAGCGTCTCCGGGATTCGCGTCGGTATTTGAGTTGTTGCGTTTGGTTTCGGTGGAACCCGAACCGCAGGCGAGCGACCCGGCCATTGCCATCGCGCAAATTACTGATCCAACAAGGTAATTCCTCATAGCAGATTCGTCTAAGTGATGTATTTTATAACAATTTGGGAGAACGCCGAACAGCGGCTTTGTAAACTTTTGTCAACAACCGTCAGCAAGCCACATTTCGGGTCATCATGTGGGTAGTGTTAAACTAACGAAGATTTGATTTGAGAGGAAAAGCAATTACATGCAGGAAATTACCGCTTTAGAACTAAAGGATCTACTCGATTCGGGTTTGGATGTACAGCTTATTGACGTGCGGCAACCCGACGAATTTGCCTTCGCAAGGATCGAAGGTGCCAAGCTCATTCCGCTGGGCGAGATCATCAGCCGAATGAACGAACTCGACCAATCGCGCGATGCGATCATCCAGTGCAAAATGGGCGGCCGCAGCGCCCGTGCGATCGAAGCCCTGCAGCGAATGGGCTACACCGGGACGCTAAAAAACCTCGTCGGCGGGATAACAGCCTGGTCAAACGACGTCGATCCGAGCGTGCCGAAATATTAGGGTCTAATACCTGCTGAATGGCCGGTCTTACGCGATCTTCGCTGTCGATCGGCTGATAATGTGGTGCCGTTGCTATTTGATACTGAAACCGTAGTGGATCGACAGAAAGTTGTTCCCCCGACCTGAGTTTCCGATCGTGTAAGCGACCGAGAGATTCTGCGACCGTTTGAGATCATAACTGAAGCCGAAATTCGAATAACCCAAGCTGTTCTTTCCGCTGGTCCAGTCCGCTATAAGTTTGAATTTCTTTGTGATGGGCTGTTCGAAACCCACCATCAAACCTGTTCTTGACCCAAAATCCCTTGAGGTATTAGCCAATCCATAGATACCGCCGGTTAACCTCATATCCTTGACCGACTCAAAGGTCTTACTGGCATTTAAATAGAATTGTGCGGTCATGCGGTCACCTGCTTTTTTATTCAGTGGTATAAAAGCGACCGTCCCGACTGAAACGGCGACGCCGCTATTTTCGTTCTCATAAGCTTTCCACTTGATGTTCGGCTGCAATTCGTGTGCTCCGCCATCGACATCGTACGTTAAGTAGTAATTGACGCCGATCTCGACGTTTTTTTTCAGGCCGTAAACGATCGATGGGCCGTAGGACTGCAAGCCGCCGTTCTCGTACTTCGCGAAGTGCGAATAGGCCTCAAGCGTGACATGAAGGGTCTCCTTTTCCTGTGTGTCGGTCGACGGCACAAAAAAGACCCCTGATTGAGCAAATGCCGAGGTGATGAATATAAATATGCAGAGGGCCGATATCGCAATTTTGGGAAGACTCATACTCAATGCCGCAAATCTCCGTTTCTTGATGGTTGCGATCAACGCATTTTAGTTGTCAGCGAGATCAATACCCTCAGCCAACCTAACGATCTTCATATCTTCGGCAACGGTGGTGCGGCAGGACATGACCGCTTTTTCTTTGTCGCCGTTTTGGAGCCAGACCTGGCAGTTGATGCATTCGCCGTTCCAGCAGAATTCGCCGTACGAGATATTTTCCATCGCGAGAAACTGAAAACACCTGAGCAGCGAATTGTTCTCCGGGACCATACGCTTTTCGCCGAGAATGTCGATTTCGATCAGCTTATCGAAAGGAGCAAAGATATCATGGTGTTCCATAGAAATAGTTGTTACAAACGGCCGGTATCGGCGCTTTCGCGACTAGATAATCTTATCGAAAAGGTGTAATTTTAAGCAATGTCCTTAGTATTGTATACCAAACCGGATTGTCCGTATTGCCAGCGGGCGCGTGAACATTATGATGCTCACGGGATCGAGTATATTGAGCACGACGCTCAGAACGACAAGCTTCGCCAGCGCGAAATGCTCGAGTTTTCTGGGGGCGATCTGACCGTTCCGTGCATTATCCAGAACGGCGAATACATTGCTTCGGGTTGGGGTGATCCGCCCCGCGGCTGAACGATCCGTATTGATTGAGCGGCAGTTTGCCGGTCACTGATATAAGATTTTTCCAGATTTCGCCCGTTTCCTCTCCGCGGGGCTTTACATGACGGCTCGTAAATTTTACGATTACCGTTCGCGAAGATTTGAGCGGCATGCCGGATTTTTTTGATCGGCGTTTTTTATGGTTGGTTCGCAAATTAACCAGTACAAGATACTAGAAAAGATCGGCTCGGGCGGCCAGGGAACTGTTTACAAGGCCCTCGACACCAAGCTCAACCGCACCGCCGTCATCAAGGTCCTCCCGCCTGAACTCACGCAAAAAACCGCCAACTTCAAGCGTTTCGAACGCGAGGCCCAGCTTTGTTCGCAGCTCGATCACCCGAATATCTGTACGATCTACGACTTTCACAGCGACGATGGAGTATTTTACATCGCAATGCAGTGGGTCGACGGCAAGAATGTTCGCCAGCTTGTCGCGGGCCGGCCGCTCGAACTGAAAAGTGCCTTGTCTATCGCGATCCAGGTCACCGACGCTCTCGCATATGCCCATTCGAAGAACATCATTCACCGCGACATCAAGGCCGGGAATATCATGGTCACCGATTCGGGCCAGGTAAAAATACTCGATTTTGGCCTCGCCAAGCTCCTTGAGGACGAACACGCCGCTATCAACGAGGGCTATGACCGCACCGAGATAACCGAACTTGGGATCCCGTACGGCACAGCAACTTACGCAGCTCCTGAACAAGCAAAGGGCGAACGGGCAGATCATCGCAGCGACATCTTTTCAACGGGCGTTTTGATCTACGAAATGCTCACAGGCATTTGGGCATTTCAGGGCAAAACTGTCATCGATGTGCGGCATCAAGTTCTTTACGGCACGCCAAAACCGCTCGCTGACCAGCGGAAGGAACCATTGCCCGCACAGCTCCAAAGCATTGTGGATAAAGCACTTGCCAAAGATCCGAAAGACCGTTACCAAAAGATCGCGACGATGCGAGATGAACTTCGTGCTGTGCTGCATCAGGTTGCAGGAGCCCAGATAATGCCTGGCGATACATTTTCACCCGGCCACGCTGACGGCGGCACGGTCAAACGTGTACTCAACTGGTTTACCGGCAAATCCGTTCCGGAGGCGAGCTCGATCGGCAGTATGCCCCAAATGACCAGTCAGCCTTCATTCTCGCCGGACATTTCGATGACTGCCACGGGAATTGAGAAGAAAAGTGTAGCCATCCTGCCGTTTCAGAATATGGGCGGCGATCCGGCCTCGGCGTTTTATGAATTTGCACTTGCCGATGCCGTCATTACGGAATTGGCACAGATCCGGTCGATCATCGTTCGGCCAAGCAGCGTCATTGCAAAATATCAAGGCAAAGCCATCGATCCTCGCGAAGCCGGCAAGGAATTACGGGTCCACGCTGTGCTTTCAGCCGGCTTCTTGCGGGCCGGCGAAAAGCTGCGCGTGACCGCGCAATTGCTTGACGTAGTGAGCGGCGACATTCTATGGTCAGATCGGATCGACGCCGAGGGCAGCGACATTCTCGCCCTGCAGGACGGCATTGCAACGAAGATCCTCGAAGGACTGCGACTCGAATTGACCGATATCGAGGCCGAAAAACTAGGCAAACGAGCGACGGACAATGCCGAGGCTTGGGAAGAATATCTCCGCGGCCGTGATAATTTTGGCCGTTTCATTTTCCGCACTATCGATGCCGACGATTGCGACGCGGCAATGGCGAATTTCAAACACGCGATCGAACTGGATCCGCATTTCGCCCTCGCTTACAGCGGCCTCGGCGCCTGCTACGCGAATCGTGTATTTAAGGGCCTGGGCGAACCGGAAGATTACACGTACGCCGAAGCTGCATTCAGCAAGGCCTTTTTCTACGATCAGAACGTGGTCGAGGCACGAGTTCTGATGGTCATGATCTACATGGCACGCGGCGAGAAAAAGAAAGCGAGGAGCGAGATCGATCTCCTGCAGAAACAGTTTCCCAATGATGCTGCACTATATTTCGTTAAAGGCGTCATGCACCGGCTCGATGGCGAATATGAGGAATCACTCAGATCATTTGAGAAACTCTCAAGGCTTGATCCTGCGGCTCGCGCGGTCGCCGCATACAACCGAGCCCGCATATTTATCTACAAACGCGAATTTGACCGGGCGAATGAGGAACTCGACAAAGGATTCAAGGTCGAACCCAATCATCCGATGCTCAAGATATTTCGGTCGGGCGTGCTCTATTATCAGGGGCAATACGACGAGTCGTTGAAGTTGATCGCCGG from Acidobacteriota bacterium includes the following:
- a CDS encoding efflux RND transporter periplasmic adaptor subunit gives rise to the protein MRNYLVGSVICAMAMAGSLACGSGSTETKRNNSNTDANPGDAPLVITVAKSESRDVASVIQATGSMTAEESSDIAPKTAGKIADISVNVGQFVASGSVIARIDDRDARLRLATARASVKRAQASVLQAEARLGLGRGGSFNASTIPEVRGANANYEQTLAELKQAEANEKRYRELTETGDVALITYEQYRTARDTARARSNVAKQQLEAAINNAKQNNQAIASARADVESAQTQVADAEQAITDTVIKAPFSGFISNRAVAVGEYVSSASVVATILRTNPIKVLIQVAEADIPYIGIGRGVSVQVDAYKDRKFAGTVIAVNPAVDPVSRSAVVEATVENGDNSLRQGMFATVRINRDGGGKGVFVPRTAVYNHQATQSYRVFVVQEGIVKLRVVQLGTEEGGFAQIVTGVEADETVATSNLESLYEGAKVSF
- a CDS encoding type IV pilus twitching motility protein PilT encodes the protein MDSLFQQMSDIGASDLHLSVSMSPMIRKDGKMKPLKEGEQALTSDAMRTLLTSIMPPKNQEEFSMRNDTDFAYEIPNLARFRCNVFMDRKGMGAVFRIIPTKILTAEQLGLSKAIMDLCSLSKGLVVVTGPTGSGKSTTLCAMVDSINKNRKDHIITIEDPIEFTHENQKCLVNQREVHNHTDSFKDALRAALREDPDILLVGEMRDLETISIAIETAETGHLVFGTLHTTTAASTVDRIIDQFPADRQQQIRVMLSESLKGVIAQTLLPKKGGGRVAALEVLIVTPAISNLIREGKTFQIPSAMQTGKTHGMVMLNDALYAHVESGMVEPRDAYVKAVDKAGFEMLLTRGGFSL
- a CDS encoding TolC family protein, producing MNFVVGRTIIGVATLLTLGIVAFGQGDSPTQPDQPQPSVPKFRTVTRPIPDQSRIGVQTGDQLSLTLDQAIEMALKNNNDIDASRNDVKIAEFGLLGARGVYDPLIDSESYYESRTTPTASTIGGAVNGAVTQRQFLANIGLSGFVPKFGGSYDVAFNNSRTNTTNRNATLNPQFPTSLVATYVQPLWRNRAVDNNRRQIAIAKKNLTLSDTSLRLKAIDVVSSVEQAYWNHAFALRNLQVQVDTLKQSREQVESNRRMVDQGVLAPIEIVAAEAQIANFEQLIFLAQETVTRSENTLKTLVLPDRTAAEWSRPLTPVSPMSQIIPKIGLEIAVTEALSNRPEIEQIQINEDINKIDLKYFRNQTKPQIDLVGSYTSAGLAGTPNPLASGVANLPPNLIGGYGNSLGNLLQQDYPTYRIGVQISLPWGNRVAKANLGRTQVLADRLANNRAQTEQLIEAEVRNALQALRSAESRLTSATAARSAAEELSASEQRQFRAGTTTFLLVSLRQTELLAARGRELQAQTDLNIAISEFYRALGKTLAVNNVVVTK
- a CDS encoding efflux RND transporter permease subunit codes for the protein MQWLAEICVHRPVFATVIVMFLTVVGGFSFFTLGVDRFPKIDLPTISVRTSNPGAAPEEIETEITDVVEGALNTVPGVEEMRSSSSRGSSNVTLTFNLEKDPDVAFQEIQQKLSNVINRLPDSADPPSAQKSDPDSQPILMYTISAPRDIMELTEQVEQLIQKRIESADGVGEVFMWGSRSPQIRVNVNPDRLRAFNIPVTDVTAAIRSQNQEMPGGNIVEGQRTLGVRTMSKLTEVDQFNDVVITTRNGFPIKIKDIGTVEKTGGEPSSAASLDGVPAVSVGIRKQAGANTIAVINNVKGRMASIIPNLPSDMKIALIRDQSEFIQNSLTAIEEHLVLGGLFAAISVFLFLWNFRSTIIAALAIPISIIAAFAAIAAFGFSLNQMTMLALTLMVGIVIDDAIVVLENIYRFVEEKGMDPFQAAIEGTREIGLAVLATTLSLLAVFIPVGFMTGIVGRFMSSFGLTAAAAIAVSLVVSFTLTPMLAARWIKRKAAKKERTASTSFDDESFDQAGQDAKAVLEAGHVNDSKAGWFYRQIDGGYTWLLRLAMRFRWAVVLLCVITVASIVPLYKFVGMAFLPDEDESLYQVNIRGPQGTSLSATQSILDRIARDIRAEIPGVKNTLILAGFGRGSGSNNGFINVALVPVGERKKSQAELINQTRAIAKKYSSKDYQVTVSASSSIAGSIGLGRGGSSVGMYIAGPDMAKLTEYANAMVERMKQDPIYRDPDTSIEVGNPEVRVTIDRTKAADLGVRAGDVAQALNILSAGQITSTFSENSKQYDVVVRAEEAYRRDRSNFKFFTVGSSNGGTVDLERVIKIDEGLSPSSINRLNRQRQVTVSAGLPPNAAESDAIAKMEKFAAELKMPAEYVVGVTGQSKELQKAYEAFLYAFLLSFVFMYLILAAQFESFIHPVTILITLPLSVPFALLSTAIAGQTLNIFSALGILLLFGIVKKNAILQIDHTNTLRSQGLGRYDAIIQANRDRLRPILMTTLALVAGMIPLTLGTGAGAATNRSIGILVVGGQSMCLLLTLLAVPVFYSIFDDAQQSTVFQSIAGGIRSTFGRLRGKRGSDLPSNTGDAA